AACCTCCAGAAATCGCTTGCTGTCCGGTTGGGGGGTGGGTAGGTGTGCAAACGGCGGACGCCAATCTCGAGTGTCCATACGCCTGGCGTTGTATTTCTCGTCAACACACACAACTCGGAACTGGAGTGTCATTCGCATGTGgatttctcgtttctttcgtctACCGGAAAACGTGAACTGTCTGCTCGCCAGACATGCGTGGTCGATTTTCTTCAAGTCTCGCTGATCCTTCGTTGCTCCGCCTCCGCGCCAACCGCCACGAGAGAGAGCCTCCAGCTGTCTTTGCTTCCcatttcgttttctcctccatTTTTCGACTTTTTCGTATGTTCCTCTCCCACCCTAGCCGTAAACAACCTGACCAACAGCGCAACCGTTCCTGGCTggctctccctccttcgctgatccttctctctctcgccgttgGTGTCGCcctgcgcttcttccgcctgtctcgtctcccgcgGCTGCCCGGCTTGCAGGGATTTTCTTTGCTCGTGAGAAACCGAGCTCTGGCCAACTGGCAACGCCGAGGGGGTGGGCTGGCTGAAGTCAAAGGAAAGTCGACTCAACCAGTGAAGGCCTTGTGCCTGAACAGactgtctgctctctcgtgagttctcctctctgttgttctctctctcgagtgttcctctctctctctcgttcttctctctctctcgttctctctctctctcgttcttctctctctctcgttcttctctctctcgttcgtctctctctcgttcttctctctctcgttcttctctctcttgttctcctctgtctcgcgtctttctccgctttccctgtcgccttctccctcctctggGGCATCTGAATCTGCGGCCCAACGCCATGTGGGAAGCACCGTACGTCCCCAACCTGGACTGCACACAGGTGGCTGTTCGAATCCACtacgtttctctcttttgctctTCACTGGTGGCGTTTTCCGGCGCAGCTGAACCAGcaggcggagagaaaaaaccagACGGACTCAGCGGGAGGGAAACCGAGACCGTGTCACACCGAGACGAACGGCCGAGCTGGGATAACAGCCACGatgaagggagacagagagcgacagacgcaAGCGTATCGCACAGCGCAGATTCGCGCGTCACTAGCGTAGTCATCGGTATggacaagaaggaagcagctcAGGAAAGTTACTCTCCCATCTCCTTTGCTGCACACTCTTTCACTCTCGAGGTTCCGTGTCATCTCTCAGCTCGGCGTTTCAACCGAGTCAGATGCCTCGCTTCCGTCTGGAATCTCTTTTGATGCTCCTCCCCAGGTGTAGCGACGTCGACACCAAACCTTCATCTCCAGTGGTTTGCCCTCTACTCTCTTCTGTCCCGCCACCGTTGTCCAgagctgctctctctcgttgtcGTGTCTTCacctttttcttccgcttcttcctcttgctcttccgCAATACCTCTCTTTTTGCCggtcttttcctctgcacACTCCCCTTTTCTCACTTTATTCATTGCCCtggcctcgtcttcctcccctccctcttTGCTTGAGTTGTTCATTAATCatctttcctgttttctccttccgtcTTCCATTTATTTCGACCGATACCATTGTCGTTGATGCCTCTTCTGGCGAACCCGGCTGCCAGCCCCCCAACGTCTCGCTGCGTCCGTTCTCGGTTGTGTCACCTCCCTGTTCATTCAGCTcccgcgtctctgtctcccgcctccTGCCTCCCTCGGGTGTTCTCCCCGGATGGCatttttcgccttcgctcccTTCTGTCCCTGCCGGTAGTGCTCGTCTATCCGAGgctcgtttctgtctctcccacctccctcctctccaggCTTCCTTGCCACGCTTGCCTTCATTTCTGTGTCTGGCCTCGACTTCCAGTGGGGAGTTCTTGGTCTCAGCCGTAGCAGGGAGACTGTAGAAACTCGAGCATGCCTCACACATTACTCTGTATATACGACTAAGTCTTCCACTTcccctcgcgtctcccttctttctctctcgctcgctgCTCTCAGGGGAAGCCTTCCAGTGGGGCGCGGGTGTCTCTGGACTGCAGAAAGGTGAATTCCTTCTCCTTTTACCTTCTCAAGAATGCGTCCTATACTCCGACAGGAAATCGAGTGTCGACCGCACTGTCACCAAAATAGATGACACGGCTTCAGACCGTCCGACTGTCGCAGTCGCCCCCTTCCCGAGCTGCGGTACGCCCTCTGCAGGATTTGCGCAGACTTGACAGAGTATGAATTCTTCCAGAATTCCATTTCTCACATAGGCCTCGTACTGCGGTGACACGTGGATCGACGAACTAGTCAGCTGCACCTCTCCAAGTGCTTGCGTACTCATTCGCGGCGGTGGCAGGTGTAGATCTCTCTCAGACTCGGAGTCCATGTCGACGTGTGGCAACGTAAGCCCATGTCcactgaaaaggaaacgtTTCGTTCGGACGTTCACGACGCTGTCGACCCAGGACGAGAGAATCAGAGCTTGTCTCGACAGGAGTGAAGCTCTCTGTGGCTTTGCCTCGAGATCGGCCTCCTCTTTGGATGCATCTCCCCACTCGTGTTGAGGTttggccttctctctgtggttCTTGACCTGGATGCAGGTTCACCTTTGCTCCGATTCACTCCTTCCTGTCGCCGCTAGCTTTCGGTTCTCCTTTGTCCTTTcgttttcgctctctgcagtgCCGCTTCCGGCTTCCCTGTTCAAGAGCAAGGAGGCTGCGTCTCTTGGGGTTCCGGGATCTGCGGATGTTCTGCGTCTTGCGTTTGCCTTTCCGCTGCATCTGGAGGCTCTGAGTTGTGCGTCGATGAGGGGAACGAAGGCTGTCACATCTCCACGCTCACGCTCATTCAGAAAATGTATCGCCCTCGAGGATGGATGCAGACATTTACTACCGTCCGCACAGTCTGATCTTCGGAGCGGGCCGCCGCCGACGAGCGTCCGCGGGGAAAGATCTCTACGCTGAGACAACCTTCAGTGCAGCATAGCAAACGGGGTGTACAGAGTCATAGCGCCTCTTCAATTGCAGTTGTCCCTGCCTTTGAACGGGAGTGCTTCTTCTGGGTGGACCGGTGCATGCTGTTTCCCCGTGCGCTTATTCTTGTGGATATGAGGGTGATGCGGTAGATACATGCGATCCAAACGTCTCGAATCACCTCGGTTCGTGTCTCGTTGTGTGGTGCCCGTATTCCACGTTGAAACATTTcactggagagaggaagggtCGCCGACGCGGCCAGACCAGAACAGCTCTGGAGTCGGGAGACGATGCACCATCCAAAGTGGGAAACAATTTCTCTGTCGATGCCGGAATCACAAACTCGCAATTGATCTGCCTGCGCGTTAGGTCCGCCCTGCCGTGAGTAATGCATTTGCAAAAGGCGAAACGATTGTGGACGTCTTGCATCTTCAGGCAGCAGCCAGTATCTCCGcccagaggaagacgaaactgTGGCCATATGCTGCGCCTCTCTGGTAAGAAAAgcttgcttcttttcttgcgtGTCTGCTCGAGGCTCATGCATCTCCGTGTCCCTCTGGCTTTTGGGCGGTCTTGAccagtctctctgtcgtaTCTAGTCTTACAAGGagacgcgtcttctgcggCGCTCTATGCACATACACGTGAAGGCACCTTTAAAACCGGCGCGTATCTCTGTCGGCATATACACAGGCAAACACGTATTTAACACAGTGTGTGTGGATACATAATTTGAATGATTCGCGAGGACATTGACTCCAAAAGCATTTCCTCACTACTTGGAGCTGGAGCGGGAATGCCCTGTTGTATCCTCTGCCTGATCGGGTGTAAGTACACCTTCGTTTTCACGATTGGTCTTTTGTGCTGTCTGCAGCATCAAGTGACGGCTTTGGTAGAGAACCTCCTCCCTCGCAAGGTCGTGGTCCATGTGTTTGTGCGGGAGTCGGGAGATAATGTAGGAAGCGAAACGCCACTGACTTGAGCTTCTCTGATCCGTACACAAGCGGTACTCCCCCGCGTCTGACCAGAGGCAAACGAACTCTGTTGAACGCTTTCGTGTCCTGATCCTTTTCATGGTTGCATCCGTGTAATGACCTGGCGATTGCCTGTTTTATgggggagaacgagaggagcGTTTGCGCATCTCACTGTCGACAGCCGATGGTGGACAGCGTGAAATGCCGCTGCGAAACCAGATGTGTCGAGAAGCGAATTGAACGCACAGGAAGTTcgtacacacatgcatgcacatatgtcAACGTACATGTATTTTCTTATTCGAAGCGGGGAGAAAGGAGTTGTGCGTTCAGTGTTCAAACACGTCTCTCAGATTCCCAAATGAGTTTCCTCCTTTCGCTTGGTAGGGACACACGTATTTTAGGAATGCGACAAGAGCGTTTTCGGCTTCGATCTTGAACTCCGCATGTGTTGTTTTTTTGGGGAATCTCCTTGTTTGCAGCTTTCCGCACATGTGAGAGGTGCTGACGCTGGCTCGACTGCAtctttgtcttcgtctctctctctctctctgagtctGTGTAAACTgccgtccgtctctcttcatcgGAAAAATTGTGAGTCTCCCTCACTGCAATCTGGTTCGCATCTCCGTCCGCATTTGAATCTCGAGGCGGTTCGCAGATGGCGAGCATCTCGCGGCTGTACACGGATGAAGGTGAAACTGTGTAGAACCTGCAGCAGACgccaggagacaggggacaTGTCTAGATTCCGGGAGAGCTCCAGAGAGAGCCCCAGAGCCATGTGGGCAGCGCCAGTATGAAAAGAGCAAATTCAGGTAATTCATAAAAACACCAACCGGGTTATTTAAATTTATTTAAAAGAGATAGAGCATTTAATCTAAACATATATAAGAAAGTAAAATTATCTTGCTTAAAAACTAATTTATTTGCCATATTAATATTTAAAGACGTGTAGCGAAACCTATCCGCATACAGACAAATAACATGAGTGCTGAAGAATCCGCTGCGAGGAGAAGGATGGTCCCCCGCGCGTACAAAAGACCGAAGAGTTGGCTTTGCCTTTCCGTGGACCCcgacgcgtttttctcggtgtgtctcttctcttctggtcGATGGGGCTTTTCAGTGCATGTGCACCGCCTTGATGCTGCGGCTTTCCCCGACATCCTTCTTTCGGCGACAGCACACTTGGGCGTCAACGcacttcttctgcttcccggGTGCGAATCTCCCACTCCGACGGAGGTTGCGCGCCACAGAAACGCAAGTGCTCCTTCCTCTGGACTCGAAAGAAGCCTCTTGTCCGCAGGGTTGGCTTGCCTAGCTGTCGGGGGGCGTATCCTCACAGGCTGCGATGTATGTACAGTGGACGAATTTGAggtcgactgcatgcagagcaagGCAGCAACTCTGTCATTCCTCCCGTCacccctctctcctgcagTAACCTCTTATCTCGGCAAAAATCTTCGTAAGTCTCTTGGCTCGGCAGGAGGAACAGACGAGCCCGTTTCATGTGTTTTCCCCGCGTGTGTGAGCCGGTGCCTGCACCATTCTCTTGTGCAAGACACAGAGTAAGTGCTGACCGCTCTGTGTGATCATGGCGGTTGAGATTCCATGTGTCTTTGGAAATTCTCGGGTGTGGTACAGCAGCGAGGACACTGAACgcatttgtatgtatgtgccCATACTTGATCCGCAAACGTCCGTACGCGTGTCTGCACTAGTGGCTTCTACGCACCTCTACACGAGCTGGATTCGTCGAATACCAGTATGTAGGCGTTTGCTTTATATGCAGTTTTGCAGACGTTTAGAGTAAAGGAGGCTGTCTTCACATTTTCGGTGGTTTGTTGGAAAAAGTGCTTTTCAGGGGGTGTCTTCAATTCTTAAGGGGTGCAGCGTGGCGTGTGTGCGTGGTTGTCTGGTTGTCTGAAGACGGCACATTTGCACGCCCGGTTTTTATGAACAGAGCGATATGCCCTTTTTCACGCTTATTCTATAAACAGACTTGGCAGCTGCTGTGATCCGCTATATCGCTGAAGGACGCCTCTGGAGCCCCACGCGTGCGTGGCTAGCCGTAAAtggctctctctgctctcttgaCGAGGTACGGGAAGCTTACGATCCGGTCGCCATGCGCTCGTGTCCAAACGAACTAGAGAAAAGCGCTCAACATGTGAGATGCATTACGTGAGGTACCAtatgcctctctctctctccctatatatatatatatatatatatatatatatatatatatatatattagtaTGTTGACAACAACAGAGATTTTAGAAAAAAACCGTGTTGACCACCAGTTTGCCCACCGTCTACATGCGCGACTTCTGAGGCTCCACTGACGCGGCTACTGACGTCTGAAAAACGTGTGCATCAAGCGCAGTTAAAATGCGTGGGAAGGTGAGTGACTAGGTTGTACTGAATTCTCAGGCTCTGATGGAAGAAATGAACGCGTTCCGTTTGGCAGCTATATCCTTATCAGCGAAGGTGATAACTCGACATAGAGCCGCTATCGTGGTGTAGTCTAGGGCTGTCATGTATGGTATTTGGTTTTATGTGGGTGGAACTGGCATACTAGGcgaaagcgggagaaggcACTGAAACGCGGTTTTCGATGGGAAGAGTAACGTGCTTCTCCCCTGACAAAGTACTGCCAATGCGGTACACCAATGAACTGGGCAGTCCACGATCAGGCGTGCATTGTTTGAATGCTCTTTCACGTCAGTATTCCGGACTCCTGGTACAGCACATGTTGTGTTCTCTGTCCGTCGCGGTTCGTCATTCGAATCGAACACACGCAGCGTTCATCACGAATGCGAACAGGGTTGCTAGAATCATTTCAATCAAAGTAGGATATTTGCAAAACCATTCCAGTGCAGCCTATGAAAGGCAAGGTAAAACTTTCATTTTCCCAGCGTGTGTGTACTGGCTGTGATGCAGTTCGACAGTGCGAAGCGGAAGATATGTCAAGGTGCCCCTGGAGACTGCATTGTGTGTGCGCTGCCTCCTGAGCCGTCGGGCTGAGCCAGATGCATGAACCACAGTGAGGCTCAGATAATTCCGTCATGCATTATTTTTCCTAGGCAGCGAACTCGGATAACGATAACGTGAGCTTGCTGTAACCCTTTGGCCTATCCACACCTGCCAGACAGAAGATATCCAGGAACGCAGAGAGTTCTTTAAAACTTGCTGTTTGTTGTAGTAGCTGGAGTTCGTCCCTGCACAGCTGTGTGTGCACCTATTCAAATTAGACGATACTGTAAAAGCACAACACAAGCGACGGGTGCTCTTTCACACCAATGAGTTCGTGTCGTCAGGAGGAGCGTCGCTTGAAGAAAACTTCTGAGGATAAAACGAAGAAACTGCAAATCATGCAATAAAGGTTttcgggggggggggcgggaTTAGGCGTGGAAGCCCGTGGCTAAGCGTGAAGCCACCAACTGGCAAACGTCTCCACAGCCCTTGATCACACATCAACACGAACCCGGATCACGAATGGGCCAGTACACGCGCTACACGCACTGTAGTTCGACCGAAAAAGTAGGGGAACCTAGCGCAAGTGACTGGCTTTTCCTTTCACTCTAGAGCCTGTCATGTACAGCGGTGACGAACGCTGTGGCTCATAAatgcaggagagaggggatGGTTGCTCCTGCAGAGCATCATCCTGTATAATAAGAGTTTCACAAAGACCGCTCGACACGAGTACGCATATGGAATTTGGGATGAAATACTGCAACTACGAAAAACTAGAACATACACTTCTGAATGTGTTCGCCGCCCCCGCCGCGGTACAATGACCGACACAAAGCATACACCCCCCGCCACCAGAACATCGTGGGTGGACATTGTAACGGGCTTCGGTACAACAATGACGTTTACACCGGTGAGCCATTAATGCTACATGACGTCGACGAGAGCTTCAGATCACAAAGCAAATGACTGGCAGTCCCCTGACTCATTACAGGGATACCGCTCCCTCACAGACGCGCTGAGGCACCCTTAACACGTTCCCTAGGTTGTAGAGCCATGGTGTGGCGTCGTTGGCACAGCGGTTTCTAgcctgaagaagcgaaaaatTGGTCGTGAAAGAAGGCTTTTC
This Toxoplasma gondii ME49 chromosome VIII, whole genome shotgun sequence DNA region includes the following protein-coding sequences:
- a CDS encoding hypothetical protein (encoded by transcript TGME49_272383); translation: MWEAPYVPNLDCTQVAVRIHYVSLFCSSLVAFSGAAEPAGGEKKPDGLSGRETETVSHRDERPSWDNSHDEGRQRATDASVSHSADSRVTSVVIGEAFQWGAGVSGLQKGEFLLLLPSQECVLYSDRKSSVDRTVTKIDDTASDRPTVAVAPFPSCVPLPASLFKSKEAASLGVPGSADVLRLAFAFPLHLEALSCSSQYLRPEEDETVAICCASLHQVTALVENLLPRKVVVHVFVRESGDNLSAHVRGADAGSTASLSSSLSLSLSLCKLPSVSLHRKNLHVHRLDAAAFPDILLSATAHLGVNALLLLPGCESPTPTEVARHRNASAPSSGLERSLLSAGLACLAVGGRILTGCDVCTVDEFEVDCMQSKAATLSFLPSPLSPAVTSYLGKNLRKSLGSAGGTDEPVSCVFPACVSRCLHHSLVQDTE